From a region of the Clupea harengus chromosome 9, Ch_v2.0.2, whole genome shotgun sequence genome:
- the cysltr2b gene encoding cysteinyl leukotriene receptor 2, producing the protein MNGSCVEDGQNCSISEFKHSVFPAVYLLIFVIGLSANLISLCLFLKMWRTQRTLSSVNLFIVNLLVSDLMLICTLPFRASYYINNSNWVFGDVICRLMSYVFYVNMYGSIYFLMVLSVIRYVAINKPFTYMRQQNYRYTWLACLSIWLLVSLASIPKLFSGTKQSEDKVMCLELLNPKADLLNTIIIMNYGALLFGFLIPFLVLLVCYLFVVHRLLRHNNVTTHRQQYKKAGSLAIIVLFIFLVCFLPYHVARTIFLQAEWDLCTSGTRGSCGYITGVRKAAVITHCLAAANSCLDPLLYFIVGENFRKFWRKSKRQIHHNNEQRKMGDVTKTEVQLRSYPR; encoded by the coding sequence ATGAACGGGTCTTGCGTTGAAGATGGCCAGAACTGTTCCATCAGCGAATTCAAGCACAGTGTCTTCCCAGCTGTATACCTGCTCATCTTTGTAATTGGGCTCAGTGCTAACCTAATATCACTGTGCCTCTTCCTGAAAATGTGGAGAACACAGAGAACTCTCTCATCGGTCAACCTGTTCATAGTGAACCTCCTTGTGTCTGACCTCATGCTGATCTGTACGCTACCTTTTCGAGCCTCATACTACATCAACAACTCGAACTGGGTCTTCGGGGACGTCATCTGTCGCCTCATGTCCTACGTCTTCTACGTCAACATGTATGGAAGTATCTACTTCCTCATGGTTCTCAGTGTGATTCGCTATGTTGCCATCAACAAACCGTTCACCTATATGCGCCAACAGAATTACCGCTACACCTGGCTAGCATGCCTCTCCATATGGTTATTGGTGTCCTTGGCAAGCATTCCAAAGCTCTTCAGTGGCACAAAACAGAGTGAGGACAAGGTGATGTGCCTGGAGCTTCTGAACCCAAAGGCAGACCTACTGAACACCATTATCATCATGAACTATGGGGCATTACTGTTTGGGTTCCTCATTCCATTTTTGGTTCTCCTTGTGTGCTACCTTTTTGTGGTGCATCGCCTCTTGAGACACAACAATGTAACGACACATAGGCAGCAATACAAAAAAGCAGGTTCCCTTGCCATCATTGTGCTTTTCATCTTCCTGGTCTGCTTTCTCCCCTATCATGTGGCACGGACCATATTTTTGCAGGCGGAATGGGATCTGTGTACAAGCGGAACCAGGGGCTCGTGTGGATACATAACAGGAGTACGTAAAGCTGCGGTCATCACACACTGTCTGGCTGCGGCAAATAGTTGTCTGGATCCCCTCCTTTACTTTATTGTTGGAGAGAATTTCAGGAAGTTCTGGCGAAAAAGTAAAAGACAAATACACCATAACAATGAACAAAGGAAAATGGGTGATGTCACAAAAACAGAGGTGCAACTGCGAAGCTACCCAAGATGA